The following are encoded together in the Xanthobacter autotrophicus Py2 genome:
- a CDS encoding fumarate reductase/succinate dehydrogenase flavoprotein domain protein (PFAM: fumarate reductase/succinate dehydrogenase flavoprotein domain protein; FAD dependent oxidoreductase~KEGG: bja:bll3658 hypothetical protein) → MNPHPGPIAPSGAARNHPTRTYDLVVIGSGAGGLATAVTAALLGLEVVVVEKDAKIGGTTAWSGGWMWIPRNPLAVEAGIVEDIKAPRTYLKAELGNAYDEALATMLLEQGPRMVDFFRRNTSLAFVDGNAVPDFHDTSPGAAKGGRSLCAAPFDGRLLGARICDLRAPLDLISPFGMGIASGRDMLHFLEATRNASSFTHAAGRILRHFIDVARHGRGMKLVNGNALIARLLKSADDLGVTILTSCPASEVLVEEGRVAGIIAGSGETLHEIHARRGVVLASGGFPHDLARKAALFPHAPTGREHWSAAPQTNSGDGIRLGEAAGGCLRTDLSDAGAWAPVSLVPQASGTPASYPHLVERAKPGLIMVRADGQRFTNEADSYHDVMRALLAATPPGAPVEAWMICDHAFQRHYGLGRTRPRPFPLRPWLASGYLKRGNSFAELARACGIDADGLEQTLADYNRAAARGEDPAFGRGSSLYNRVQGDAAHRPNPCVAPIARGPFYAVKVVAGSLGTFAGLATDAHARVLDASGSPIAGLYAVGNDMSSMMGGRYPAGGITLGPAMTFGFVAAHHASGTPLPSDTIDRGQPRPPGESHAL, encoded by the coding sequence ATGAACCCGCATCCGGGCCCCATCGCGCCCTCCGGCGCCGCACGCAATCACCCGACGAGAACCTACGACCTCGTGGTGATTGGCTCGGGAGCGGGTGGCCTCGCCACCGCCGTCACCGCCGCTCTCCTCGGCCTTGAGGTGGTCGTGGTGGAGAAGGATGCCAAGATCGGCGGCACCACCGCCTGGTCCGGCGGATGGATGTGGATCCCGCGCAATCCGCTGGCTGTGGAGGCCGGGATCGTCGAGGACATCAAGGCGCCGCGCACCTATCTGAAGGCCGAGCTGGGCAATGCCTATGACGAGGCCCTGGCCACCATGCTGCTGGAGCAGGGTCCGCGCATGGTGGACTTCTTCCGCCGCAACACCAGCCTCGCCTTCGTGGACGGCAACGCCGTTCCCGATTTTCACGACACCTCGCCCGGTGCGGCCAAGGGCGGGCGCTCGCTGTGCGCGGCGCCGTTCGACGGACGGCTGCTCGGCGCGCGCATTTGCGACCTGCGCGCGCCCCTTGACCTCATCTCGCCCTTCGGGATGGGCATCGCCTCAGGGCGCGACATGCTCCATTTCCTGGAGGCCACGCGCAATGCCTCCTCCTTCACCCATGCCGCCGGGCGCATCCTGCGCCATTTCATCGACGTGGCGCGCCACGGCCGCGGCATGAAGCTGGTCAACGGCAACGCCCTCATCGCCCGCCTGCTGAAATCGGCCGACGATCTGGGCGTGACCATCCTGACCTCGTGCCCGGCCAGCGAGGTGCTGGTGGAAGAAGGGCGCGTGGCGGGCATCATCGCGGGCTCCGGAGAAACGCTGCATGAGATCCACGCCCGGCGCGGCGTGGTGCTGGCGAGCGGCGGCTTTCCCCATGACCTCGCTCGCAAGGCGGCGCTGTTTCCCCACGCACCGACCGGCCGCGAGCACTGGTCGGCGGCGCCGCAGACCAACAGCGGCGACGGCATTCGTCTGGGGGAGGCCGCTGGCGGCTGCTTGCGTACGGACCTCTCGGACGCCGGCGCCTGGGCACCGGTGTCGCTGGTCCCACAGGCCAGTGGCACCCCGGCGTCCTATCCCCACCTCGTCGAACGCGCGAAGCCCGGCCTCATCATGGTGCGCGCGGACGGGCAACGTTTCACCAACGAAGCCGATTCCTACCACGACGTGATGCGCGCGCTACTGGCGGCAACGCCCCCTGGCGCGCCCGTGGAAGCCTGGATGATCTGCGATCATGCCTTCCAGCGCCACTACGGCCTCGGCCGCACGCGGCCCCGGCCGTTCCCGCTGCGCCCGTGGCTCGCCAGTGGATATCTGAAGCGCGGCAACAGCTTCGCCGAGCTGGCCCGCGCCTGCGGCATCGATGCCGACGGGCTGGAACAGACCCTTGCGGATTATAACCGCGCCGCCGCGCGCGGCGAGGACCCCGCCTTCGGCCGCGGCTCCAGCCTCTACAACCGGGTGCAGGGCGACGCGGCGCACCGGCCCAATCCCTGCGTCGCGCCCATCGCCCGCGGACCGTTTTATGCGGTGAAGGTGGTGGCCGGCAGCCTCGGCACCTTCGCCGGCCTCGCCACCGACGCCCATGCCCGGGTGCTGGACGCTTCGGGCAGCCCCATCGCCGGCCTCTATGCGGTGGGCAACGACATGTCGAGCATGATGGGCGGGCGCTATCCGGCGGGCGGCATCACCCTCGGCCCGGCCATGACCTTCGGCTTCGTCGCCGCGCACCACGCCAGCGGCACCCCCCTTCCTTCCGACACCATCGACCGCGGACAGCCGCGTCCGCCCGGAGAGTCCCATGCGTTATGA